GCACGGCATACGCATGTTCATTTCCAAAACGTGAGAGATAATGAGCTACCGCTTCCACTACATCAGTAGGGATTTCTACTGCCATAATGACTTCTCTAATCTTCTTACTCATTTCACCAATTTGAGCTCGCTCTTCCTTTTTCAACTTTGTTAGTTGCTGCAACAAAGTTTGAAGATCCTCATTTTGCTCGATGGCCTTTTCATATCCTACCGTTGTAACACAAAATCCTTCTGGAACTTGTATCCCTTGAATGTTAGATAACTCCCCTAACTTCAAACCTTTTCCACCAACGAGTGAAAGCTGTGTGTTTTCTATTTCCTGAAAATCGAGAACGAAAGAACTCATTTAACATCTCTCCTTACTAATCATGTGTTCTTGATTGTAACAGTAGTAAATGAGAATAAACAGTCTATTTCGAACGTGATTTACATGATATAATTAAGTTAGGAAGAAAGTAATAAGATGCCCCAGTTGCCGCTTTTTAAAACTGGGGCATCTTATTTAATATCCATGTTCATCTTAAATATTTCTATTGTGTCAGCAGCTTTAATATATCCACCAGCATCTTTTAAAGTACATTTAATTTTATGACTATTTTCTAAGTATACATCATTATATAATACCTCCATTACTGTATTATATAATGTCGCTGGAGTAAGATTTTTTAGATTTAATTGTATGCCAGCTTTTAAATCTTCTATTCTTTGAGCCACTATCGGTTGATCTCCCATAACTGGTATAACGATCATAGGAACACCAAAATACAAACTTTCACTAGAACTATTCATTCCCCCATGTGTAATAAAAAGATTAGCCTGTTTCAAGACCTCTAGCTGAGGCACATAATTATAAACCTTGAAATTATGTGGAACATTTTTCAATTGGTTAATGTCAATATGTTTTCCTACAGATAATATGATAGTAGCAGGAAAATTTTTAAATGTTTCAAAACATGTATAATAAAAATCCATTTGTTGATTAAATACAGTTCCCATAGAAATATAAATAAGTTTCTCTTCTTCCTTTTGTTTATAAGTAATTTCTTGCATATCTTTCCGTGATGTAATAGAGGGACCAACAAAAATATAAGAATCATCTAATTCCTCCACATCTGGTTGGAAGAATTCAGATGTATATACAAGAGTAATATTTCCAGCACACGTCATTACATTTTTCTTTTCATTCATAGAAAAACCATATACCTTTTGCCATTTTTCTAGAATACGCGTAACTTCTTGATAGGAAGGTGATGTTTTATCTCCTTCATTGTGATTGTTCATCAGGGCGTTAAATACCTTTTTAGTAACTGCGAATGTTGTACATGAAGAAATTCTAGGTACATTTAGTGCTTCAGCTATAATCCATCCTACTGCAAAATTGTTATCATATATTACATAATCATATTTTTCTTCTTCCAGCTCTTCTATAATAATCTTTATTATTTTGTCCATGGATTTTACCATATGTAATAATAGTTCAGAGGGATGTATTTTTCCATTCATTCTTTCTAACATGTCTACTTTTTCTAAAAAATTTTCATATGGACGAAACGAAGCTCCTGTTTTTTCAATCTTCCCCTTATACTCCTCTACACAATAGTAAACAACTTCTTCTCCTCTTTTTACTAATTCTTCAATAAGAGCAAGAGTTGGATTCACATGTCCTTCCCCTGGAAAATTAAACATCAGTACCTTTGCCATATGATAGTTCCTCCTCTAAAATTAAAAATCCCCTATAATAAAGTGCGTTTCTCTCTTCATTTTAATAATGGATACTTGTGATAGTAAATGTAATAAACGAGTAAGAAACAAAGTCGATATACTATAAATTCTCAAAAGATGGATGCCTACTTCAAGTGGAGACTTTCTGAATTGTGACAGAAATAAGTTTGAATATGCACTCTATGTAAGTAAACAGAATGTGAAATACTAAAAGAAATGAATGAAATTGTATTTATAAAACGTCATCCACCAAAATGGATTTTCAAAATTAGGGAACTATAATGTTGTATTAACATATATTAAGGGGGATAAAAATTGGACAATGAAATGAATTACGGAAGTGATTACAAGTTTATTCCAGCAACTTCAATTAAAAGTGGTCACGGTATCGAACTATTACCTGATTTATTTTGTTATACGATTCAAATCGTCAACATTTGTTTTGTTGGAAACCCTGAGACTAATGATTTTGTTTTAGTTGATGCTGGAATGCCTAAATGTGCAAATGAAATTATCTCTGTTACTGAGAAGCGATTTGGTACAAATAGCCGTCCAAAAGCAATTATTTTAACTCACGGGCATTTTGATCATGTTGGAGGAATAATTGAACTCATTAAGTATTGGGATGTTCCAGTCTATGCCCATCAAATGGAGATACCGTTCTTGACTGGACAACAAAGCTATCCTGAACCAGATCCAACAGTTGAAGGTGGTATGGTAGCGAAAATGTCTCCCCTGTTCCCTAATGAACCGATTGATTTAGGAAATAGCGTAAAAGCACTACCTACCGATGGAACTGTTACCCATATGCCAGAGTTTAGATGGATTCATACACCAGGGCATACTCCTGGGCACATTTCATTATTCCGAGAAAAAGACCGAACTTTAATTGCTGGGGACGCTTTTGTTACGGTGAAACAGGAATATCTATATAAAGTATTTACTCAGGAACAGGAAATAAGCGGACCACCCCGTTATTTAACAACAGATTGGAAAGCCGCTAAAAAATCAATCATTAAATTAGAAGAAATAAAGCCTCTAGTCGCTATTACTGGACATGGGATACCAATGTCAGGTGAATTGCTATCAACAAGCCTCAAAACACTCGTTCAAGAATTTGATAAAATCGCTGTACCCGATTATGGAAAATATGTAGACAAAAAGATACATTAAGCATGAAAATACTTTGTTTATCTTTTCATATTAATGAATCAAAATATAATACAAAATTATCATTCAAAAGGTTTTAAACTTAAACTGTTAAAAAATTGAATGTAGGCAATATCTATATCCTAAAAATCGAACTACTCTTTTGGAATAAAAATCGAGCTTTCGCACACACTATCTTTAATAAAGTCTGCTTCTTACCCAGGCTTTATTTCTTACCATTAAAGAGCAGTCATAATAAATAACTGCTCTTTTTAATTTCATAGCATAAGCTTAAATTTTTTGTTCATATTATACTTAATCCATGAAATAGTTATACTCCTTACATTCATGAATGTAATTTCCTCGCTGCAGTTAGCTTTTGCTAGCTGCTTTTTTATTTATAACCTTTAAAACTCATACAAAACTCCATATTTTTAACCATATCCCGAAATTCAATCCTTTTAACTTGGCTTCTAAAGAGGTTTTTATGAAAGTTATTAAGATGTTGTGACAGAAATAAAAAATTAGCGTAGATAGATTAATGACAAGCTGGAATCCGTTATCTCAACTTGTATATTTCATAGGCAATGATGTAATGAATTCAATGTTAGAATCTTTAGTATAAACATGGAGATATTTCAATGTTAAATAGTCATAACATAAATTTTAAAGATGAAAATAAAATATTGATTTTTATTAATGTTTCTTTCAAGTACATTTTGACCAAATTTCATTTCAATGTTTTTAGTTTCAAAAAATCCGATACATTCCATGACCTTACTATATTCTTGACTTTTGTTCTCGGTCTGCTACCCCTGGACCATTGCAAACAAAGTATAAAAATAAGAACAATATCAACGAAATCCCCACCATAATACATCAGCACGCCCCCAATTTCAGCTTGTTCAGTGACTACACCAGCAGGCGGATGAGCATATATGTATTTCGATAATATCCCATGACCAGCTGATGCAACTATTAAAATAATTGATCGGTATATATAACTATACCTATGGGATATTGGATCAACATAAATCATTGATGTGGTAAACAGGTATCCTGCAATAAAAACATGGAAATGTATGAACAAATGAAGAAGTATACTTTTCTGCATCATCGAGTATAAGTTAGTCGTATAGAGAATCCATAACCCTCCTAAATTAAGCAAGGTTGCGATAATTGGATGAGTAAGGATTTTTAAAGGCCTACTCTTTAGTATACTTGAAAGACGTCGCGCTGTTCCCACATTGAGCGTTCGTAAAAAAAGAGTCATCGGAGCTGCTAATGCTATAAAAATTGGAGCAAACATCCCAAGGAGCAAATGCACAAGCATATGTATTGTGAAGTCATTATGAGCGCGATGAGCTAAAGGTCCAACAACTGCTATTGCTACACAAATAAGCCCTAAAACCCAGAAGACACTTCGATATAACGGCCATCGTTTGTACTGACGATTTGATAATACCGTCGCTACAACATAAATTATTAATATAATTAAAATGAATACGAATAACGAAAAATCCAATAAACTCCATATTTCGTGATGAAGATGGTTATTGTTCATCTAAACTTTTCCCTCTCAATAATCTTTCATCGGTTCTTGTCTGAAAAACTAGTAGAATTCCAATTAAGACCATTACAGTCGCAATTATATTCCATATTACGTCGTAGATAAGAACATTATTTACGTATCGAATCTGATGTATTTTCATTAGTTTATGTTGAATTATACCGTCATATAATTGAAATCCACCACTACCAAGCATTAACCCGCTCCACCATCTTTTCAACCAAAATGCATTTCTACGGCGAAGATCAGCAACCATAAACAAGGAACCAATCGTTGCAAACCAACTAAAAGCATGAAAAAGACCATCTGAAATCAGTCCAATATCTGTTGTAGATTTATCATAAAAATGGTGCCAATGTAGCAGTTGATGAAAAATAGTTTCATCTATAAAAGCTACTAACCCTAGGCCAAACAAGATACCTGACCATAGATTACGGGTCAAATAAACAGAAGAGGTTAAATAGCTTGTATTATCGGTTTTAGTACCCATTAAATCCTACCCTTTCCACTAATGTATATTCTTATTTTTCCCAAAAGAAAAACGTGCTAAACATACTTAGCGCCAAAGGAAACTAATGTTCAGTTAGAAATATCGTATAGATACTTATTCTCTAGCATATTTAATATTTGATGACAACTCCCTAAAAAACTTTAAGAAGTTCACCATTCTAAAACAGCGTTAGTATAATTTCTTTAGTATTTTCGAATGAATCTATATTTTTATCCTTTAATCAATTTATTAACAATGGAAATTACCATTTAGTCTTAACTATTTGATCCTGTATAAATAAACTATAGTTTTTCTCTTAAGGTAATTTCCATATCTTCATTTTAATATTGCATTTGTATTGCCTTTTGCACATTTTGAACATCATTTTTTAATAGTTGCTTTAAATCGTAAGCTGGATAGTAACCGCGTTCGTACATAAAGTTAAAAACCTGCGCATGTAATTGTATAGCGCCATTTATTTGACGGGTTAAAACTTCTCTAAGTCGGGGTGTTGCAGTTTCAGTAATTGCGATTGCATAGTTTCGAACAGATGTCTTTGCTAATCCAAGCAAATCTCCAGCGTAAAATCCAGTGTCATCACGATGCTGTGATTGAAATCCAGGAGCATATGGATAAAACTGTACTAACTCTTGTAGATTGTTTTGGATGGCATTTATAGCTTTAATATATAACGATTGAAGTGCTTGATCAGGTACATTTCTAACTGACTTTTTTAATTTGATTAAACCGTTCGCTTGGAATGCTACTAATTCATGTAGATCCAATGTTTCATGCCAAGCTAACTGATTAGGATAAGACATATATGTTCCCCCTTAATATTCATTCATGCTACAACATTATGCAAAAAAATGTAAAAGGGGCCTATACTACATAAATTCATTTCAACCTAATTTATCATTACTTTCCATTTTCTATGTTAATCACCATAAAATAAACTTAATTCCTCTTCCCTACTTTTTTATATCCTTAATTTTAATTTTCAAAATGACTTCTTCGCCTTTACAATCTATAAATTTAATTTTTTCTTCCTTAAAAATCCCCACCATAATACATCCTTTCTCGTTTCGTTATAAACCATACTAGTTAGAAAATATAAATGTGAACATTGTACCTTCATATTTTTTAATTTTATAGTTACTTAAATTTATATATTATTAAAAATCAAATATTAAAGTAACTACATTGAAGGGGATTCTCCATTAAATCACTTTATTTTTATAGATTAAAAAATAATTACTTTAGCCGTGTTAGTCACCTATTTCTAAATAATTAATAGGCTATATATTATGACTTAGGAGGGATAAAAAGATGACTATAATTTACGATAAAGACTCTTTACAAAAAAATATTACTAACCTTCCACATTGGCAACAAGAAGCTTTCCGTTCTTTTAAATTAAAAATGACAGATAAAAATAAACCTTTCCCTTGTATCCCAGCTCAACACGGCTTTACAGCCAATCACCTCCGGTACGGATTCATTGGTGATCCTAGAGATACGAATACTAGCGCTGATTTTGCCACATTACTTAAAGAATATACGGAATGTTCTAGAGACACAGGGCAATACGCTTCACTTATTGTTTTTATTCATACACCAATAGATTTAAAGCAAGAAACTACCGTTGAGGATTTTGAACATATTTATTGGTCTCTACTTAATACAACTAGCCGTTTGGACGAGATGGAATGGCCTATGCACATTCCAAAAGATCCTATGGAAAACACTTGGGAATTTTGCTTTCATAATGAATCATATTTTGTTTATTGCGCTACACCTGCCCATGTTAATAGAAAAAGTAGACATTTTTCATGTATGATGCTTGCTTTAACTCCTAGATGGGTTTTACAGGAAATTATGAATTCTGAGAAACGCACACGAAAACTAAAAAACTTAATACGTCAACGTCTAGCTGCTTATGACAAAGCTCCTATTCACCCTTCTCTTAAAGATTATGGTGAAAAAGATAATTATGAATGGCAGCAATATTTTTTACGTGATGATGAAACAATTCCATCCAAATGTCCGTTTTCTCGAATCATAAAATACTTGCATAAAAATAAGTAATCCACTCCACTTTTTATTATTTAGTTGTACAAACTTTAACCACTGAATAGATTTAATATAGATCAAATTTAGTGGGAGGAGCATGTTATACGTGGGCATATTTTTAAGCTATGTTTTCTTAGGTTTATCATTATCTGCTCCAATGGGGCCTATTAATGCTGCACAGTTAGAAAAAGGTATTAGGAGTGGGTTTTTTCACGCTTGGATTCTTGGCATAGGAGCCTTAATTGCAGATATTATCTATATGGCGCTTATTTATTTAGGTGTCATTCATTTCCTCGAAAAAGAGATTATAAAAGTTTTTTTATGGTCTTTCGGGGCTTTTGTTTTAATCTATACAGGTATCGAAAGTTTAAAAAACGCGAATCAAATTAGCATTAGTAATACGAGAAATGATGATTCAATTATTAAAAGCTTTTTTTCTGGTTTCTTTATGTCTTTATCTAATCCATTAACAATTCTATTTTGGCTTGGAATTTTCGGCTCTATATTAGCAAAAGCCGCTTCTTCCTATAATAAAGAGCAGCTTTTGTTATATAGCTTTGGTACCATTTTAGGTATTTTTATTTGGGATATTACGATGGCAAGTACATCTAGTATATTTCGTAAATTTTTGAATACTCGTATATTGTCTCTTATAATGATAGTATCTGGAATATCACTTATTATTTATGGATTA
This Bacillus paramycoides DNA region includes the following protein-coding sequences:
- a CDS encoding macrolide family glycosyltransferase; its protein translation is MAKVLMFNFPGEGHVNPTLALIEELVKRGEEVVYYCVEEYKGKIEKTGASFRPYENFLEKVDMLERMNGKIHPSELLLHMVKSMDKIIKIIIEELEEEKYDYVIYDNNFAVGWIIAEALNVPRISSCTTFAVTKKVFNALMNNHNEGDKTSPSYQEVTRILEKWQKVYGFSMNEKKNVMTCAGNITLVYTSEFFQPDVEELDDSYIFVGPSITSRKDMQEITYKQKEEEKLIYISMGTVFNQQMDFYYTCFETFKNFPATIILSVGKHIDINQLKNVPHNFKVYNYVPQLEVLKQANLFITHGGMNSSSESLYFGVPMIVIPVMGDQPIVAQRIEDLKAGIQLNLKNLTPATLYNTVMEVLYNDVYLENSHKIKCTLKDAGGYIKAADTIEIFKMNMDIK
- a CDS encoding MBL fold metallo-hydrolase gives rise to the protein MDNEMNYGSDYKFIPATSIKSGHGIELLPDLFCYTIQIVNICFVGNPETNDFVLVDAGMPKCANEIISVTEKRFGTNSRPKAIILTHGHFDHVGGIIELIKYWDVPVYAHQMEIPFLTGQQSYPEPDPTVEGGMVAKMSPLFPNEPIDLGNSVKALPTDGTVTHMPEFRWIHTPGHTPGHISLFREKDRTLIAGDAFVTVKQEYLYKVFTQEQEISGPPRYLTTDWKAAKKSIIKLEEIKPLVAITGHGIPMSGELLSTSLKTLVQEFDKIAVPDYGKYVDKKIH
- a CDS encoding cytochrome c oxidase assembly protein, with translation MNNNHLHHEIWSLLDFSLFVFILIILIIYVVATVLSNRQYKRWPLYRSVFWVLGLICVAIAVVGPLAHRAHNDFTIHMLVHLLLGMFAPIFIALAAPMTLFLRTLNVGTARRLSSILKSRPLKILTHPIIATLLNLGGLWILYTTNLYSMMQKSILLHLFIHFHVFIAGYLFTTSMIYVDPISHRYSYIYRSIILIVASAGHGILSKYIYAHPPAGVVTEQAEIGGVLMYYGGDFVDIVLIFILCLQWSRGSRPRTKVKNIVRSWNVSDFLKLKTLK
- a CDS encoding DUF2243 domain-containing protein, whose translation is MGTKTDNTSYLTSSVYLTRNLWSGILFGLGLVAFIDETIFHQLLHWHHFYDKSTTDIGLISDGLFHAFSWFATIGSLFMVADLRRRNAFWLKRWWSGLMLGSGGFQLYDGIIQHKLMKIHQIRYVNNVLIYDVIWNIIATVMVLIGILLVFQTRTDERLLRGKSLDEQ
- the cotF gene encoding spore coat protein CotF: MSYPNQLAWHETLDLHELVAFQANGLIKLKKSVRNVPDQALQSLYIKAINAIQNNLQELVQFYPYAPGFQSQHRDDTGFYAGDLLGLAKTSVRNYAIAITETATPRLREVLTRQINGAIQLHAQVFNFMYERGYYPAYDLKQLLKNDVQNVQKAIQMQY
- a CDS encoding YqcI/YcgG family protein — encoded protein: MTIIYDKDSLQKNITNLPHWQQEAFRSFKLKMTDKNKPFPCIPAQHGFTANHLRYGFIGDPRDTNTSADFATLLKEYTECSRDTGQYASLIVFIHTPIDLKQETTVEDFEHIYWSLLNTTSRLDEMEWPMHIPKDPMENTWEFCFHNESYFVYCATPAHVNRKSRHFSCMMLALTPRWVLQEIMNSEKRTRKLKNLIRQRLAAYDKAPIHPSLKDYGEKDNYEWQQYFLRDDETIPSKCPFSRIIKYLHKNK
- a CDS encoding LysE family transporter, whose translation is MGIFLSYVFLGLSLSAPMGPINAAQLEKGIRSGFFHAWILGIGALIADIIYMALIYLGVIHFLEKEIIKVFLWSFGAFVLIYTGIESLKNANQISISNTRNDDSIIKSFFSGFFMSLSNPLTILFWLGIFGSILAKAASSYNKEQLLLYSFGTILGIFIWDITMASTSSIFRKFLNTRILSLIMIVSGISLIIYGLYFGFQTYQIIFQ